From one Electrophorus electricus isolate fEleEle1 chromosome 20, fEleEle1.pri, whole genome shotgun sequence genomic stretch:
- the unm_sa1614 gene encoding arf-GAP with SH3 domain, ANK repeat and PH domain-containing protein 2 isoform X6, giving the protein MPELISVGEFIAETLEDYSSPTTSSFTKKMTSCRNSVSNIEEALDCDRTILQKLKKAAKAKQSSGQDHISHLELYINSMEKLAVNFHSNGEQEVASAFNRFAEFSKELLAPMKNVLKSMLHNINFFLDSLVKGDLKEVKGDLKKPFDKAWRDYENKFTKIEKEKRELAKQYGMVRTEVSGGEIAEELEKERRMFQLYMCEYLIKVNEIKTKKGVDLLQNLIKHYHSQCNFFQECLVATEKLRQYIESLTVSLSTIKQRQDEEKRQLCSLRDQLRPALQPELKEDSLSRQTVYSMHQLQGNKQYGTEKSGCLYKKSDGLRKTWQKRKCSVQNCYLTIAHGTPNKPPAKLNLLTCQVKPSLEDKKCFDLISHNRTYHFLAEDESDCMAWISVLTNSKQEALNVALDELRPSGESSVGDLTKAIIDDVLRMPGNSVCCDCSAPDPLWISTNLGILTCIECSGIHREMGVHHSRIQSLSLDKLGTSELLLARNVGNFAFNDIVEAGLPSLSLKPSADSDMAVRKDFILAKYIECQFAQRSGGSPDTLRRRLQQAVHATDIFGLLQLYAEKMDMNQPIPNPLQEKRETALHLAVLLADHTSLHMVDFLVHNCTNLDAQTVKGNTALHYCCQHNKSQCLKLLLRAKVNTHLKNENRETALDVARRLRHAHCEELIVQAQNNQFNMHLNVEYEWRLRQDDVYESDEDVDDKSWPVKRDRGSRPFSLYHSDGSSQDRGGRGGGLFGMGRRLTLAWGEQKREVYPGPSPQTRSLDSPPPPPPSSPAPPLPPRVRVAPTLPPPPPPVSTPDSWTEVAWSKKRTPPPPLVIRHKRTYSEPSPQVPHSPHGGAPLGHADYGVPGSPRAFGCHDSSFPKCVSGSPKYTVSALNSLSELPEHAGFRANVGDKAAHALYQIPQKSNAGRKGLPRSPSSPRSFSLDSNGSSSSSFPSMPHQLPRQTVTKSKPRRVKAMYDCVADHHDELTFSEGDVLVVLAEEDTDWWHGYVEGHPNKTGLFPMSFVSTLSE; this is encoded by the exons ACCACATCTCTCATCTGGAGCTGTACATCAACTCCATGGAGAAACTGGCTGTGAATTTTCATAGTAATGGTGAACAGGAAGTGGCTTCTGCGTTTAATAGGTTTGCTGAGTTCTCCAAAGAGCTTCTCGCTCCAATGAAGAACGTG TTGAAGAGCATGCTACACAATATCAACTTTTTCCTGGACTCACTGGTGAAGGGGGACCTGAAGGAGGTCAAAGGT GATCTGAAGAAGCCATTTGACAAAGCATGGAGGGACTATGAGAACAAATT CACCAAGATCgagaaggagaagagggagCTGGCCAAGCAGTACGGCATGGTGAGAACCGAGGTGAGCGGAGGAGAGATCGccgaggagctggagaaggagcgCAGGATGTTCCAGCTGTATATGTGTGAG TACCTCATCAAAGTCAACGAGATTAAGACCAAGAAAGGTGTGGACCTGCTGCAGAACCTCATCAAACACTACCATTCCCAGTGCAA TTTCTTTCAGGAGTGCCTGGTAGCCACTGAGAAGCTGCGACAGTACATCGAGTCCCTCACGGTCAGCCTGAGCACA atcAAACAGAGGCAGGATGAAGAGAAGAGGCAGCTTTGCTCTTTACGAGACCAGCTCAGACCTGCACTACAGCCTGAACTTAAGGAg gacTCTTTAAGTAGGCAGACTGTCTACAGCATGCACCAGCTTCAAGGCAACAAGCAGTATGGCACAGAGAAGTCAGGCTGCCTCTACAAGAAGAGTGATGG GTTAAGAAAGACGTGGCAGAAGAGGAAGTGCAGTGTACAGAACTGCTATCTGACCATCGCTCATGGGACG CCGAACAAACCACCAGCCAAACTGAACCTGCTCACCTGCCAGGTGAAACCCAGCCTGGAGGACAAGAAGTGCTTCGACCTCATCTCAC ATAACCGCACTTATCACTTTCTAGCGGAGGATGAGTCAGACTGTATGGC gtGGATATCAGTGCTGACCAACAGCAAGCAGGAGGCACTGAACGTGGCGCTGGATGAGCTCAGGCCGAGCGGGGAGAGTAGCGTGGGGGACCTGACAAAGGCCATCATCGATGATGTCCTGCGCATGCCGGGCAACAGCGTGTGCTGTGACTGCAGTGCTCCAG ACCCCTTATGGATCTCAACGAATCTGGGCATCCTCACATGTATCGAGTGTTCAGGGATACATCGGGAGATGGGAGTACACCACTCAAGAATCCAGTCCCTCTCCCTGGACAAGCTGGGCACATCGGAGCTGCTG TTGGCCAGGAACGTGGGGAACTTTGCCTTTAATGACATCGTGGAGGCCGGCCTCCCCAGCCTGTCTCTGAAGCCGTCTGCAGACAGTGACAT ggCAGTGCGTAAGGACTTCATCTTGGCGAAGTACATCGAGTGTCAGTTTGCGCAGCGGAGCGGAGGCTCGCCAGATACTCTGCGTAGACGCCTGCAGCAGGCTGTGCATGCCACAGACATCTTCGGCCTGCTCCAGCTCTACGCCGAGAAGATGGACATGAATCAGCCTATACCCAACCctctgcag GAAAAGCGTGAGACGGCGCTCCACCTGGCCGTCCTGCTGGCTGACCACACCTCACTACATATGGTGGACTTCCTGGTGCACAACTG TACCAACCTAGACGCTCAGACTGTGAAGGGCAACACGGCGCTGCATTACTGCTGTCAGCACAACAAAAGCCAGTGTCTTAAACTCCTGCTCCGAGCCAAAGtcaacacacacctca AGAACGAGAACAGAGAGACTGCCCTGGACGTCGCTCGACGGCTCCGGCACGCACACTGTGAAGAGCTG ATCGTGCAGGCTCAGAATAACCAGTTCAACATGCACCTGAACGTGGAGTACGAGTGGAGGCTACGGCAGGACGACGTGTACGAGAGCGACGAAGACGTGGACGACAAG TCGTGGCCGGTGAAGAGGGACCGCGGCAGCCGCCCCTTCAGCCTGTACCACAGCGACGGTTCCAGTCAGGACCGAGGAGGACGGGGAGGGGGGCTCTTCGGCATGGGCCGGCGGCTGACGCTGGCGTGGGGTGAGCAGAAGAGGGAGGTGTACCCTGGCCCCTCCCCTCAGACCCGCAGCCTGGACagccccccacctccacctccatcctcaCCTGCACCCCCGCTGCCCCCTAGAGTTAGAG TTGCTCCAACTCTCCCACCCCCTCCGCCGCCTGTCAGTACTCCAGACAGCTGGACCGAGGTGGCCTGGAGTAAGAagaggacccccccccctcctctggTCATTCGGCACAAGCGGACCTACTCTGAGCCCTCGCCGCAGGTGCCGCACAGTCCACACGGGGGCGCCCCCCTGGGCCACGCTG aTTACGGTGTGCCAGGCAGTCCACGAGCCTTCGGCTGTCACGATTCATCGTTTcctaagtgtgt CTCAGGGTCTCCGAAGTACACTGTGAGTGCCCTCAACTCCCTATCTGAGCTGCCAGAGCATG CAGGTTTCCGGGCAAACGTGGGAGACAAAGCTGCTCACGCCCTCTACCAGATTCCTCAGAAGTCCAACGCTGGACGAAAGGGGCTGcctcgctctccctcctcccctcgcTCCTTTAGCCTGGACTCCAACGgaagctcctcctcttcctttcccAGCATGCCACACCAACTGCCCCGGCAAACTGTG acAAAGTCAAAACCACGGCGAGTGAAAGCCATGTATGACTGCGTGGCTGATCACCACGACGAGCTCACCTTCAGCGAGGGGGATGTGTTGGTGGTCCTTGCGGAGGAAGACACAGACTGGTGG CATGGCTATGTGGAGGGACACCCCAACAAGACGGGCCTGTTTCCCATGTCCTTCGTCTCCACGCTGTCCGAATGA
- the unm_sa1614 gene encoding arf-GAP with SH3 domain, ANK repeat and PH domain-containing protein 2 isoform X5, producing the protein MPELISVGEFIAETLEDYSSPTTSSFTKKMTSCRNSVSNIEEALDCDRTILQKLKKAAKAKQSSGQDHISHLELYINSMEKLAVNFHSNGEQEVASAFNRFAEFSKELLAPMKNVLKSMLHNINFFLDSLVKGDLKEVKGDLKKPFDKAWRDYENKFTKIEKEKRELAKQYGMVRTEVSGGEIAEELEKERRMFQLYMCEYLIKVNEIKTKKGVDLLQNLIKHYHSQCNFFQECLVATEKLRQYIESLTVSLSTIKQRQDEEKRQLCSLRDQLRPALQPELKETRRDSLSRQTVYSMHQLQGNKQYGTEKSGCLYKKSDGLRKTWQKRKCSVQNCYLTIAHGTPNKPPAKLNLLTCQVKPSLEDKKCFDLISHNRTYHFLAEDESDCMAWISVLTNSKQEALNVALDELRPSGESSVGDLTKAIIDDVLRMPGNSVCCDCSAPDPLWISTNLGILTCIECSGIHREMGVHHSRIQSLSLDKLGTSELLLARNVGNFAFNDIVEAGLPSLSLKPSADSDMAVRKDFILAKYIECQFAQRSGGSPDTLRRRLQQAVHATDIFGLLQLYAEKMDMNQPIPNPLQEKRETALHLAVLLADHTSLHMVDFLVHNCTNLDAQTVKGNTALHYCCQHNKSQCLKLLLRAKVNTHLKNENRETALDVARRLRHAHCEELIVQAQNNQFNMHLNVEYEWRLRQDDVYESDEDVDDKSWPVKRDRGSRPFSLYHSDGSSQDRGGRGGGLFGMGRRLTLAWGEQKREVYPGPSPQTRSLDSPPPPPPSSPAPPLPPRVRVAPTLPPPPPPVSTPDSWTEVAWSKKRTPPPPLVIRHKRTYSEPSPQVPHSPHGGAPLGHADYGVPGSPRAFGCHDSSFPKCVSGSPKYTVSALNSLSELPEHAGFRANVGDKAAHALYQIPQKSNAGRKGLPRSPSSPRSFSLDSNGSSSSSFPSMPHQLPRQTVTKSKPRRVKAMYDCVADHHDELTFSEGDVLVVLAEEDTDWWHGYVEGHPNKTGLFPMSFVSTLSE; encoded by the exons ACCACATCTCTCATCTGGAGCTGTACATCAACTCCATGGAGAAACTGGCTGTGAATTTTCATAGTAATGGTGAACAGGAAGTGGCTTCTGCGTTTAATAGGTTTGCTGAGTTCTCCAAAGAGCTTCTCGCTCCAATGAAGAACGTG TTGAAGAGCATGCTACACAATATCAACTTTTTCCTGGACTCACTGGTGAAGGGGGACCTGAAGGAGGTCAAAGGT GATCTGAAGAAGCCATTTGACAAAGCATGGAGGGACTATGAGAACAAATT CACCAAGATCgagaaggagaagagggagCTGGCCAAGCAGTACGGCATGGTGAGAACCGAGGTGAGCGGAGGAGAGATCGccgaggagctggagaaggagcgCAGGATGTTCCAGCTGTATATGTGTGAG TACCTCATCAAAGTCAACGAGATTAAGACCAAGAAAGGTGTGGACCTGCTGCAGAACCTCATCAAACACTACCATTCCCAGTGCAA TTTCTTTCAGGAGTGCCTGGTAGCCACTGAGAAGCTGCGACAGTACATCGAGTCCCTCACGGTCAGCCTGAGCACA atcAAACAGAGGCAGGATGAAGAGAAGAGGCAGCTTTGCTCTTTACGAGACCAGCTCAGACCTGCACTACAGCCTGAACTTAAGGAg ACTAGGAGA gacTCTTTAAGTAGGCAGACTGTCTACAGCATGCACCAGCTTCAAGGCAACAAGCAGTATGGCACAGAGAAGTCAGGCTGCCTCTACAAGAAGAGTGATGG GTTAAGAAAGACGTGGCAGAAGAGGAAGTGCAGTGTACAGAACTGCTATCTGACCATCGCTCATGGGACG CCGAACAAACCACCAGCCAAACTGAACCTGCTCACCTGCCAGGTGAAACCCAGCCTGGAGGACAAGAAGTGCTTCGACCTCATCTCAC ATAACCGCACTTATCACTTTCTAGCGGAGGATGAGTCAGACTGTATGGC gtGGATATCAGTGCTGACCAACAGCAAGCAGGAGGCACTGAACGTGGCGCTGGATGAGCTCAGGCCGAGCGGGGAGAGTAGCGTGGGGGACCTGACAAAGGCCATCATCGATGATGTCCTGCGCATGCCGGGCAACAGCGTGTGCTGTGACTGCAGTGCTCCAG ACCCCTTATGGATCTCAACGAATCTGGGCATCCTCACATGTATCGAGTGTTCAGGGATACATCGGGAGATGGGAGTACACCACTCAAGAATCCAGTCCCTCTCCCTGGACAAGCTGGGCACATCGGAGCTGCTG TTGGCCAGGAACGTGGGGAACTTTGCCTTTAATGACATCGTGGAGGCCGGCCTCCCCAGCCTGTCTCTGAAGCCGTCTGCAGACAGTGACAT ggCAGTGCGTAAGGACTTCATCTTGGCGAAGTACATCGAGTGTCAGTTTGCGCAGCGGAGCGGAGGCTCGCCAGATACTCTGCGTAGACGCCTGCAGCAGGCTGTGCATGCCACAGACATCTTCGGCCTGCTCCAGCTCTACGCCGAGAAGATGGACATGAATCAGCCTATACCCAACCctctgcag GAAAAGCGTGAGACGGCGCTCCACCTGGCCGTCCTGCTGGCTGACCACACCTCACTACATATGGTGGACTTCCTGGTGCACAACTG TACCAACCTAGACGCTCAGACTGTGAAGGGCAACACGGCGCTGCATTACTGCTGTCAGCACAACAAAAGCCAGTGTCTTAAACTCCTGCTCCGAGCCAAAGtcaacacacacctca AGAACGAGAACAGAGAGACTGCCCTGGACGTCGCTCGACGGCTCCGGCACGCACACTGTGAAGAGCTG ATCGTGCAGGCTCAGAATAACCAGTTCAACATGCACCTGAACGTGGAGTACGAGTGGAGGCTACGGCAGGACGACGTGTACGAGAGCGACGAAGACGTGGACGACAAG TCGTGGCCGGTGAAGAGGGACCGCGGCAGCCGCCCCTTCAGCCTGTACCACAGCGACGGTTCCAGTCAGGACCGAGGAGGACGGGGAGGGGGGCTCTTCGGCATGGGCCGGCGGCTGACGCTGGCGTGGGGTGAGCAGAAGAGGGAGGTGTACCCTGGCCCCTCCCCTCAGACCCGCAGCCTGGACagccccccacctccacctccatcctcaCCTGCACCCCCGCTGCCCCCTAGAGTTAGAG TTGCTCCAACTCTCCCACCCCCTCCGCCGCCTGTCAGTACTCCAGACAGCTGGACCGAGGTGGCCTGGAGTAAGAagaggacccccccccctcctctggTCATTCGGCACAAGCGGACCTACTCTGAGCCCTCGCCGCAGGTGCCGCACAGTCCACACGGGGGCGCCCCCCTGGGCCACGCTG aTTACGGTGTGCCAGGCAGTCCACGAGCCTTCGGCTGTCACGATTCATCGTTTcctaagtgtgt CTCAGGGTCTCCGAAGTACACTGTGAGTGCCCTCAACTCCCTATCTGAGCTGCCAGAGCATG CAGGTTTCCGGGCAAACGTGGGAGACAAAGCTGCTCACGCCCTCTACCAGATTCCTCAGAAGTCCAACGCTGGACGAAAGGGGCTGcctcgctctccctcctcccctcgcTCCTTTAGCCTGGACTCCAACGgaagctcctcctcttcctttcccAGCATGCCACACCAACTGCCCCGGCAAACTGTG acAAAGTCAAAACCACGGCGAGTGAAAGCCATGTATGACTGCGTGGCTGATCACCACGACGAGCTCACCTTCAGCGAGGGGGATGTGTTGGTGGTCCTTGCGGAGGAAGACACAGACTGGTGG CATGGCTATGTGGAGGGACACCCCAACAAGACGGGCCTGTTTCCCATGTCCTTCGTCTCCACGCTGTCCGAATGA
- the unm_sa1614 gene encoding arf-GAP with SH3 domain, ANK repeat and PH domain-containing protein 2 isoform X1, with amino-acid sequence MPELISVGEFIAETLEDYSSPTTSSFTKKMTSCRNSVSNIEEALDCDRTILQKLKKAAKAKQSSGQDHISHLELYINSMEKLAVNFHSNGEQEVASAFNRFAEFSKELLAPMKNVLKSMLHNINFFLDSLVKGDLKEVKGDLKKPFDKAWRDYENKFTKIEKEKRELAKQYGMVRTEVSGGEIAEELEKERRMFQLYMCEYLIKVNEIKTKKGVDLLQNLIKHYHSQCNFFQECLVATEKLRQYIESLTVSLSTIKQRQDEEKRQLCSLRDQLRPALQPELKETRRDSLSRQTVYSMHQLQGNKQYGTEKSGCLYKKSDGLRKTWQKRKCSVQNCYLTIAHGTPNKPPAKLNLLTCQVKPSLEDKKCFDLISHNRTYHFLAEDESDCMAWISVLTNSKQEALNVALDELRPSGESSVGDLTKAIIDDVLRMPGNSVCCDCSAPDPLWISTNLGILTCIECSGIHREMGVHHSRIQSLSLDKLGTSELLLARNVGNFAFNDIVEAGLPSLSLKPSADSDMAVRKDFILAKYIECQFAQRSGGSPDTLRRRLQQAVHATDIFGLLQLYAEKMDMNQPIPNPLQEKRETALHLAVLLADHTSLHMVDFLVHNCTNLDAQTVKGNTALHYCCQHNKSQCLKLLLRAKVNTHLKNENRETALDVARRLRHAHCEELIVQAQNNQFNMHLNVEYEWRLRQDDVYESDEDVDDKSWPVKRDRGSRPFSLYHSDGSSQDRGGRGGGLFGMGRRLTLAWGEQKREVYPGPSPQTRSLDSPPPPPPSSPAPPLPPRVRVAPTLPPPPPPVSTPDSWTEVAWSKKRTPPPPLVIRHKRTYSEPSPQVPHSPHGGAPLGHADYGVPGSPRAFGCHDSSFPKCVSGSPKYTVSALNSLSELPEHGFRANVGDKAAHALYQIPQKSNAGRKGLPRSPSSPRSFSLDSNGSSSSSFPSMPHQLPRQTVTKSKPRRVKAMYDCVADHHDELTFSEGDVLVVLAEEDTDWWHGYVEGHPNKTGLFPMSFVSTLSE; translated from the exons ACCACATCTCTCATCTGGAGCTGTACATCAACTCCATGGAGAAACTGGCTGTGAATTTTCATAGTAATGGTGAACAGGAAGTGGCTTCTGCGTTTAATAGGTTTGCTGAGTTCTCCAAAGAGCTTCTCGCTCCAATGAAGAACGTG TTGAAGAGCATGCTACACAATATCAACTTTTTCCTGGACTCACTGGTGAAGGGGGACCTGAAGGAGGTCAAAGGT GATCTGAAGAAGCCATTTGACAAAGCATGGAGGGACTATGAGAACAAATT CACCAAGATCgagaaggagaagagggagCTGGCCAAGCAGTACGGCATGGTGAGAACCGAGGTGAGCGGAGGAGAGATCGccgaggagctggagaaggagcgCAGGATGTTCCAGCTGTATATGTGTGAG TACCTCATCAAAGTCAACGAGATTAAGACCAAGAAAGGTGTGGACCTGCTGCAGAACCTCATCAAACACTACCATTCCCAGTGCAA TTTCTTTCAGGAGTGCCTGGTAGCCACTGAGAAGCTGCGACAGTACATCGAGTCCCTCACGGTCAGCCTGAGCACA atcAAACAGAGGCAGGATGAAGAGAAGAGGCAGCTTTGCTCTTTACGAGACCAGCTCAGACCTGCACTACAGCCTGAACTTAAGGAg ACTAGGAGA gacTCTTTAAGTAGGCAGACTGTCTACAGCATGCACCAGCTTCAAGGCAACAAGCAGTATGGCACAGAGAAGTCAGGCTGCCTCTACAAGAAGAGTGATGG GTTAAGAAAGACGTGGCAGAAGAGGAAGTGCAGTGTACAGAACTGCTATCTGACCATCGCTCATGGGACG CCGAACAAACCACCAGCCAAACTGAACCTGCTCACCTGCCAGGTGAAACCCAGCCTGGAGGACAAGAAGTGCTTCGACCTCATCTCAC ATAACCGCACTTATCACTTTCTAGCGGAGGATGAGTCAGACTGTATGGC gtGGATATCAGTGCTGACCAACAGCAAGCAGGAGGCACTGAACGTGGCGCTGGATGAGCTCAGGCCGAGCGGGGAGAGTAGCGTGGGGGACCTGACAAAGGCCATCATCGATGATGTCCTGCGCATGCCGGGCAACAGCGTGTGCTGTGACTGCAGTGCTCCAG ACCCCTTATGGATCTCAACGAATCTGGGCATCCTCACATGTATCGAGTGTTCAGGGATACATCGGGAGATGGGAGTACACCACTCAAGAATCCAGTCCCTCTCCCTGGACAAGCTGGGCACATCGGAGCTGCTG TTGGCCAGGAACGTGGGGAACTTTGCCTTTAATGACATCGTGGAGGCCGGCCTCCCCAGCCTGTCTCTGAAGCCGTCTGCAGACAGTGACAT ggCAGTGCGTAAGGACTTCATCTTGGCGAAGTACATCGAGTGTCAGTTTGCGCAGCGGAGCGGAGGCTCGCCAGATACTCTGCGTAGACGCCTGCAGCAGGCTGTGCATGCCACAGACATCTTCGGCCTGCTCCAGCTCTACGCCGAGAAGATGGACATGAATCAGCCTATACCCAACCctctgcag GAAAAGCGTGAGACGGCGCTCCACCTGGCCGTCCTGCTGGCTGACCACACCTCACTACATATGGTGGACTTCCTGGTGCACAACTG TACCAACCTAGACGCTCAGACTGTGAAGGGCAACACGGCGCTGCATTACTGCTGTCAGCACAACAAAAGCCAGTGTCTTAAACTCCTGCTCCGAGCCAAAGtcaacacacacctca AGAACGAGAACAGAGAGACTGCCCTGGACGTCGCTCGACGGCTCCGGCACGCACACTGTGAAGAGCTG ATCGTGCAGGCTCAGAATAACCAGTTCAACATGCACCTGAACGTGGAGTACGAGTGGAGGCTACGGCAGGACGACGTGTACGAGAGCGACGAAGACGTGGACGACAAG TCGTGGCCGGTGAAGAGGGACCGCGGCAGCCGCCCCTTCAGCCTGTACCACAGCGACGGTTCCAGTCAGGACCGAGGAGGACGGGGAGGGGGGCTCTTCGGCATGGGCCGGCGGCTGACGCTGGCGTGGGGTGAGCAGAAGAGGGAGGTGTACCCTGGCCCCTCCCCTCAGACCCGCAGCCTGGACagccccccacctccacctccatcctcaCCTGCACCCCCGCTGCCCCCTAGAGTTAGAG TTGCTCCAACTCTCCCACCCCCTCCGCCGCCTGTCAGTACTCCAGACAGCTGGACCGAGGTGGCCTGGAGTAAGAagaggacccccccccctcctctggTCATTCGGCACAAGCGGACCTACTCTGAGCCCTCGCCGCAGGTGCCGCACAGTCCACACGGGGGCGCCCCCCTGGGCCACGCTG aTTACGGTGTGCCAGGCAGTCCACGAGCCTTCGGCTGTCACGATTCATCGTTTcctaagtgtgt CTCAGGGTCTCCGAAGTACACTGTGAGTGCCCTCAACTCCCTATCTGAGCTGCCAGAGCATG GTTTCCGGGCAAACGTGGGAGACAAAGCTGCTCACGCCCTCTACCAGATTCCTCAGAAGTCCAACGCTGGACGAAAGGGGCTGcctcgctctccctcctcccctcgcTCCTTTAGCCTGGACTCCAACGgaagctcctcctcttcctttcccAGCATGCCACACCAACTGCCCCGGCAAACTGTG acAAAGTCAAAACCACGGCGAGTGAAAGCCATGTATGACTGCGTGGCTGATCACCACGACGAGCTCACCTTCAGCGAGGGGGATGTGTTGGTGGTCCTTGCGGAGGAAGACACAGACTGGTGG CATGGCTATGTGGAGGGACACCCCAACAAGACGGGCCTGTTTCCCATGTCCTTCGTCTCCACGCTGTCCGAATGA